The Shewanella sp. MTB7 genome includes a window with the following:
- a CDS encoding alpha-1,3-galactosidase-related protein yields MMKFLLPLALLIGCSVFTTDSGAVQTIKLSPTADDMTPVVRKALAAVKDDELKIVFEEGIYTFLPDYAESGYRVITNHGNGVKKVIFSLEDFSSVEIEGNGAELVFHGQVAPFQFYRNNKVSVSNLSVDWDTPFTFTAEVVAVNRKQGWLDVKPLPGMSFKLAGQKILFPNIDGFNYQYLGSTLFFEPEKKKVVHGAWDIHSKPSKVEKRTDGVLRINEKLKYYPPVGSWWTSKGDRHNDRYAPAFQVRNSKNIRFKDVVVHHALGMGFLFERSENIKLISSGVYLRDKENGNRVISSTADATHFANCKGDILIEDSRFENMLDDGVNVHGTYVVVDDLLDSHTLRVELKHFEQQGFQFAVPGDEVWFIHQPDVHRRTVNEVSAVDTINEQYIQLTFKKPLPAQLKTGDLLENKTWNPTFTLRDSYIGDHRARSIVLKTPKKVLIENNHFYSMMSCIFFRGESFYWYESGAVNDVTIRQNNFNNCAHSAKEHAVVYITPRLGKTFDDTLYFDSNIRFEDNNVTTFDNRIIWADRVNGLVIKGNTITKTKDAMTPSLHADAPVFEFTNSKNVELINNHYSGDIEELLKTDDASRATLKNDDSIIEN; encoded by the coding sequence ATGATGAAGTTTTTGTTACCCTTAGCGCTATTGATTGGTTGTAGCGTTTTTACTACCGACAGTGGAGCTGTACAGACTATCAAATTATCCCCTACGGCAGATGACATGACACCTGTGGTGCGTAAGGCACTGGCAGCAGTAAAGGATGATGAGTTAAAAATTGTATTTGAAGAAGGGATATATACTTTTTTACCTGATTATGCAGAATCTGGTTATAGGGTGATAACCAATCACGGTAATGGCGTAAAAAAAGTGATTTTCTCTCTAGAAGATTTCTCCTCAGTTGAAATTGAAGGTAATGGTGCAGAGCTAGTTTTTCATGGTCAAGTCGCCCCTTTTCAGTTTTACCGTAATAACAAAGTTTCAGTCAGTAACTTGTCTGTTGATTGGGATACGCCTTTTACCTTTACAGCTGAGGTAGTTGCAGTGAATCGTAAACAAGGCTGGTTGGATGTTAAACCTTTGCCAGGTATGAGTTTTAAGCTGGCTGGACAGAAAATCCTTTTCCCTAATATCGATGGTTTTAATTATCAATATTTAGGTTCAACCCTGTTTTTTGAGCCTGAGAAAAAGAAAGTGGTGCACGGCGCCTGGGATATTCACAGTAAACCCAGCAAAGTGGAAAAACGCACTGATGGTGTGCTGCGAATTAATGAAAAACTGAAATATTATCCACCAGTAGGCTCATGGTGGACATCAAAAGGGGATCGACACAACGACCGTTATGCTCCCGCTTTTCAAGTTCGCAATTCAAAAAATATACGCTTTAAAGATGTGGTGGTTCATCACGCATTAGGGATGGGATTTTTATTTGAACGCTCTGAAAACATTAAATTAATATCAAGTGGCGTCTATCTGCGAGATAAAGAAAACGGTAACCGAGTTATATCCTCCACTGCCGATGCGACTCATTTTGCCAACTGTAAGGGCGATATACTGATTGAAGACAGTCGTTTTGAAAACATGCTCGATGACGGTGTTAACGTACATGGTACCTATGTTGTTGTCGATGACTTGCTTGATAGCCATACGCTACGAGTAGAGCTCAAACATTTTGAACAACAAGGTTTTCAATTTGCTGTACCAGGGGATGAAGTGTGGTTTATTCACCAGCCCGATGTTCATCGCCGTACGGTGAATGAAGTGAGCGCCGTTGATACAATTAATGAGCAATATATACAGCTGACATTTAAAAAACCTTTACCCGCTCAACTCAAGACTGGCGATTTACTCGAGAACAAAACATGGAACCCGACATTCACTCTGCGCGATAGCTATATTGGCGATCATAGAGCCAGAAGTATTGTATTAAAAACCCCGAAGAAAGTGTTAATAGAAAATAATCACTTCTATTCCATGATGTCCTGTATTTTCTTTCGTGGGGAAAGTTTTTACTGGTATGAATCAGGGGCTGTTAACGATGTCACTATTCGTCAAAATAATTTTAATAACTGCGCTCACTCAGCTAAAGAACATGCGGTTGTCTACATCACTCCACGTTTGGGAAAAACCTTTGATGACACTCTATATTTCGACAGCAACATTCGTTTTGAAGACAACAATGTCACCACCTTTGATAATCGAATTATATGGGCCGACAGAGTAAACGGTCTAGTGATAAAAGGTAATACAATCACTAAGACCAAGGATGCTATGACCCCCTCTTTGCATGCCGATGCGCCAGTATTTGAATTTACCAATAGCAAGAATGTAGAGTTGATAAATAATCATTACTCCGGTGACATAGAAGAACTGCTCAAAACCGATGATGCCTCCCGTGCAACCCTTAAAAATGATGATTCGATTATCGAGAATTAA
- the nqrF gene encoding NADH:ubiquinone reductase (Na(+)-transporting) subunit F: MEMAIGIGMFTFVVSVLVMVILFAKSKLVSTGDVTIRINDDDEKSITTSAGDKLLGALANKEIFIPSACGGGGTCGQCRVIVKSGGGDILPTERDHITKKEAKEGCRLACQVAVKTDMELEVEDEIFGVKKWQCEVISNDNKATFIKELLLKLPEGEDVKFKAGGYIQIEAPAHQVNYSDFDIPEEYRGDWDKYDLFKLVSRVDEDVLRAYSMANYPDEKGRIMLNVRIATPPSEGLPPGKMSSYIFNLKAGDKVTISGPFGEFFVKETDAEMIFVGGGAGMAPMRSHIFNQLKGEKTKRKMSFWYGARSTREVFYQEDFDKLAAENDNFVWHVALSEPLPEDNWTGYTGFIHNVLFENYLKNHKAPEDCEFYMCGPPIMNSSVISMLESFGVEEENILLDDFGD; the protein is encoded by the coding sequence ATGGAAATGGCAATTGGTATCGGCATGTTCACGTTCGTTGTGAGTGTGTTGGTTATGGTGATTTTATTCGCCAAAAGTAAACTGGTCTCCACGGGAGATGTCACGATTCGCATCAATGATGACGATGAAAAAAGCATTACTACGTCGGCGGGTGATAAGTTATTAGGTGCACTTGCAAACAAGGAGATCTTTATCCCATCGGCCTGTGGTGGCGGTGGTACATGTGGTCAGTGCCGCGTTATCGTTAAATCTGGCGGTGGTGATATTTTGCCGACAGAGCGCGATCATATTACTAAGAAAGAGGCCAAAGAGGGCTGTCGTTTGGCGTGTCAGGTTGCCGTGAAAACGGACATGGAACTTGAAGTAGAGGATGAGATCTTCGGCGTGAAGAAGTGGCAATGTGAGGTTATCTCAAACGATAACAAGGCCACTTTTATTAAAGAGTTGCTACTGAAACTACCTGAAGGCGAAGATGTCAAGTTTAAAGCTGGGGGTTATATTCAGATCGAAGCGCCGGCGCATCAGGTGAACTACAGTGATTTTGATATCCCTGAAGAGTACCGTGGTGACTGGGATAAGTATGATCTGTTTAAGTTGGTCTCAAGAGTCGATGAAGATGTATTGCGTGCTTACTCAATGGCGAACTACCCAGATGAGAAAGGTCGCATCATGCTCAACGTGCGTATTGCTACGCCTCCATCGGAAGGACTGCCACCGGGCAAGATGTCATCCTATATCTTTAATTTAAAAGCGGGTGATAAGGTCACTATTTCTGGCCCATTTGGCGAGTTTTTCGTTAAAGAAACCGATGCCGAGATGATCTTTGTTGGTGGTGGTGCGGGTATGGCGCCTATGCGTTCTCATATCTTTAACCAACTTAAAGGTGAGAAGACTAAGCGTAAGATGAGCTTCTGGTACGGTGCGCGATCAACTCGTGAAGTATTCTATCAGGAAGATTTTGATAAGTTGGCTGCTGAAAATGATAACTTTGTTTGGCACGTGGCCTTGTCGGAGCCGCTTCCGGAAGATAATTGGACTGGATACACTGGCTTTATCCATAATGTGCTGTTTGAGAATTACCTTAAGAATCACAAGGCACCAGAAGATTGTGAGTTCTACATGTGTGGACCTCCGATCATGAACTCCTCCGTGATCAGCATGCTTGAAAGCTTCGGCGTGGAAGAAGAAAATATCTTGTTAGATGACTTTGGTGACTAG
- the nqrE gene encoding NADH:ubiquinone reductase (Na(+)-transporting) subunit E, whose amino-acid sequence MEHYINLFIQAAFIDNMALSFFMGMCTFLAVSKKVSTSFGLGVAVIAVMMIAVPINQIIYANVLAPGALAWAGYPELNLSYLQLITFIGVIAALVQILEMFLDKYIPSLYDSLGIFLPLLTVNCAIFAGVIFMANRDYNLGESVVFAAGSGFGWAMAIVMLAGLRERMKFHAIPEGLQGIGIVFITTGLMALGFMAFSGISI is encoded by the coding sequence ATGGAACATTACATTAATCTGTTTATTCAAGCAGCCTTTATCGACAACATGGCGCTGTCTTTCTTTATGGGCATGTGTACCTTTCTTGCCGTATCTAAGAAGGTGTCAACCTCCTTTGGTTTAGGTGTGGCCGTTATCGCAGTGATGATGATTGCAGTACCGATTAACCAAATCATCTACGCCAATGTACTTGCGCCTGGCGCACTGGCTTGGGCTGGATATCCTGAGCTGAATCTGAGCTACCTACAGTTGATTACTTTTATCGGTGTGATAGCTGCGCTGGTACAGATTCTGGAGATGTTTTTGGATAAGTACATCCCAAGTCTCTACGACTCATTAGGGATCTTCTTACCACTACTGACCGTAAACTGCGCCATCTTCGCCGGTGTTATTTTCATGGCTAACCGTGATTACAACTTAGGTGAGTCGGTGGTGTTTGCCGCGGGGTCTGGTTTTGGTTGGGCAATGGCCATTGTGATGCTGGCAGGCTTGCGTGAACGAATGAAGTTTCATGCGATTCCTGAAGGCTTACAAGGGATAGGCATTGTCTTTATCACGACGGGCTTGATGGCACTAGGTTTTATGGCTTTCTCAGGTATTTCTATTTAA